The Treponema vincentii F0403 genome includes the window GAAACGACAAGCGTATTCATAATGACGATAAGCACCACAACGGCAAGCAATACCAGCACCGCAATCATCAGCGTCCGTGTCATCTTAATCGCAGCAGCATACTGCACCACTGCTTTATCCCACGGAAGCGCTTGTGCTATAAGACCTTCTTCCGCAAACCATTTATTCAAATCTGCAATCACCCGGGATGTTTTTGAAGGATCCTTCAGTTTAACCGTTACAAAATGCCATGCATCGGTGTCCGCCATATTGAGCTGATTGCGCAGCTCCGTACTGCCTAAAATATTTTCCAAATCTTCCGCAGTCGCTTTTTTTTCAGTGATGCTTTCCGCCTCTTCGGTAACACCGACTGCATCATCGGAGAACAAGTCGTCTTCGCTTTTCTCTGCAAGGCTTAAATCGATTGACTGAGGAATTTCCGTAACGGTACGAGCCCCCATCGTTACGCCTGCAAGCATACGCGCACTGTTGATATCCGTATAAAGCACATCTTGAACCGCCGTATCGGGATGTGCAAAGGTAAAAAAGCCGCTCACCTTTATTTTGCGCAGCTTTGCTTTTTCTCCAAAGCTCATCACCACAACTTCATCTCCAACATGCAATTCCCGTTCATAATATTTCTCGTACTTTTCTTTTACTTTTGGCGGCAATAAGATAAATTCTGCATCATCCGAATCAGGAAATTCACCTTCATACACTTTGATTGTCTCGAATGTTTTTTTGTAAGAAGAAGGCTCGATACCGAGTGTCGTAGCATACGGCATATACGCAAAGTTTTCGCTCTTAGGTTCCCACATATCCGGTAGGTCAGCCGGACGCAGCATACCATACCCAACAACCATTCCCCGCGTAAACACAGAAGCTTCCGGCATGTCATGTAACTTTGCCTCAATTTTTTCTATCTTTGATAAATACGGCATCGAAGGCAGCTTACCCGTGTTGACATTTTTATATGCACCGGCAATTGTTACAAAGACATCCTTATCAGCCGGTTTTCCGGTAATAAAAATATCGCCGCAAAAGTCGCTCTCGCATACATTCTTTGCCTGCTGTTCGGCGAAATTCAGCACACCGAGCCCCAGCACCACCAAAAAGCTGCCGAGCCCGATCAAAATCATAATAATCAGCGTCTTTGTCTTATGCGAAAAAAGATTTTTCAACGCCAACTTAAAAATCGTTTTATTCATTATATCCTCTTCAATTTAATTCATAATCATGCAAATACTGCACTTCCGTCGGATAAATCATAATTACCCATTACCCATTACTAATTATCCATTAACCTTCGTGTCCTCGACGACATTTCCGTCTAAGATTTTGATGCGGTGGTCGGTCATATTGACAATTTTAGCATCATGGGTGGAGAAGATAAAGGTGGTATTAAACTCGCGGCTCATGTCCTTCATCAGTGCAAGAATCTGATCGCCGGTTTTGGAATCGAGGTTTGCAGTGGGTTCGTCGGCAAGCACCAATGCAGGCTTGGTAACCAAGGCACGGGCAATAGCAACGCGCTGCCGCTGACCGCCTGAAAGCTCGTTCGATTTATGGTGCGTCCATTCGCTCAATCCGACCTTTTCGATGAGGTGTTCAATCCATTCCTTGCTCTTTTCTTTGCTTTCTTTTGCCTTACCGAACAAAAGGGGAAACTCGATATTTTCGTATACGTCCAAAACCGGAATCAGGTTAAAGGATTGAAAGATAAAACCCAGATACTCGTGGCGCAGCTGAGTGATCCGCTTGTCGAGCTTCGGCGGAATTTTTAAGCCCTTGTTTTTCCGTTTGGAAAGAGAGGCAAAGTCTTTTTCCTGATAAATTGTTTCTCCATTGATGATCAGCTCGCCGGAGGTCGGCGTGTCGATCAACCCAATCATGTTGAGCGTGGTGGATTTCCCCGAACCGGAAGGTCCCGAAATGGAGACAAACTCTCCGCCATCGATGGAAAAATTAATTCCTTTAACCGCTTCTACCAAAACCTTTCCTAAGAGATACGTCTTGCGTAAATTCTTCACTTGTACAATAGTCATCTATAATCTCCTATAAATAAATAGACAATGTTGTGCGGATGCCAGGGGTATACCTTAACACTATTGGGCAACATTATTCAATAGAAACCCTGTCTTGTTTTTCATAAAACCTGTTACGAAAAAACGCGATGGTGCAGTATTTTTATTTGCAGCTGCATAACAGCCGGTATAAGGGAGCTTCTAAAAACCGGCCTATCTATGCTATACTGCCGCAGAAGTATTTTAAAAGAAGGGATAACTATGGCTGATATGTTGGTAAACTTGCTCCGGCTGTCTCCGGCAGAAGAGCTTTATGCGGAATTGCAACGGAAATACGATGTGCATATCCGGCGCGCGATGACGCCCGATAAGTTTCGAATCGTTGAATGGGTGAAAGAACATTCCACTTTAAGCGCAGCAGGTGAATGCGACACCTGCTTTTCCCGCATACCGGTGAGCTGTTTTATCGCTACCCGCGGGCAGAACATACTCGGATATGCGTGCTATAACGCAACCGCGCCCGACTTTTTCGGCCCTACAAAGGTATTGGAAGATGAGCAGGGAAAAGGGATCGGCAAAGCGCTGCTGCTCGCATCACTCCATGCCTTACGCAACGAAGGGTATGCCTATGCCATTATCGGAGGAGTCGGCCCCGAATCCTTCTATCAAAAAACCGTCGGCGCCGTATTGATTGACGGCTCTACGCCCGGTATTTACAAAGACTTTCTACCGAAACTCTAGGGCGCGGAGCCTGTGTTTTTATCCCAAAGGTTAGCGATGGGAGCTGCGCCGAAGGCGTTCCGGAACGAAAGGGTATAACATTTATTTTTCTGCGTAAATGAGGCTGCTTTGGATATAGGTTTTTATTGCCAAGCCGTGTCCCCATTTCTTTGCGTATTCGTCTGAAACGTCTTTTGAACGTATGATTATGTTGATAAAGCCGATTTTTTCAAAGGTGTCTTTTATCTGCTCCGCAGACCAAGCTCCCCCCACTCACGTTTTTACCATATCGGGATCAGAGATCCATTCGTGCGGCAAAGCAGCCTTTAAAGTGATGTCGGAAATCGTGACTCTTCCGCCTTTGCGAAGACAGCGGTAAAGCTCTGAATACACTCCATATTTATCCGTTGACAAATTTATCACGCAATTACTCATGATGAGATCGAGGGAACTATCGGAAAGCGGAATATGTTCAATTTCGCCAAGTATAAATTCGCAATTCGTAAACCCGTTTTTTACGGCGATTTCCGAAGCGCGGCTGATCATAGTTTTTGAGCTGTCAAGCCCGAAAACTTTTCCGTTTTTACCGACAGCTTTTGACGCTATAAAGCAGTCAAGTCCTCTTCCGCATCCTAAGTCAAGGATGGTTTCGTTTAAGCGGGGCTTGGCAGCTTCTTGCGGATTTCCACAGCCGAGCCCGAGGTCGGCCTCTTTCGGAATGCCGACCAAATCTTGTGCGGCATAGCCTATCGAAGTCGTTATCTTTTCAGCCTCACCATGTACGGAAAGGCTTCCATGTGCCAGATTTTCGTAATGCTCTTTGACGGCTTCTTTCACCGCATTCTTATCGTAACTCATTCAAATGATTATATCCTCGCTTGCTCTTTTAGACTATACCGTTCCATGTGAACTGTTTACAATGAGGCATCTCCTAAAACGCTTAAGTGTGTTGCGGTTCTTTACTCAAACAACTCGGCAAGTTCTGCGTTGCTCATCTTGCCGATCCACGATTCGCCGCCGCTCAAGGTCATCTGCGAAATATGCCGCTTCTTTTGAATCATCTCGTCGATTTTTTCTTCAAAGGTACCGGCGCAGATAAAACGGGACACAAACACGGTGTTGTGCTGCCCGATTCGGAATGCGCGGTCGGTCGCCTGATCTTCTATCGCAGGGTTGTACCAGAGGTCAAAGTGGATAACGCGGGTTGCAGCGGTAAGGTTTAAGCCGGTACCGCCTGCCTTGAGCGAAATAAGAAAGATGCGTTGCGCCGGATCGGTTTGGAACGATTCGACTGCGGACTTCCGTGCGGTAAGCGGCATCTGTCCGTGCAAGAGGAGCGGCTCATCTCCGAATTGCTCCTGTATCAGCTTCCGCAGTAAAAAGAGCGTTTGCGTGTATTGGCTAAAAATCAGTGTCTTTTCGCCGGCGTCCAATATTTCGCCGAGCAGCTGCATCAGCGCGGCGGTTTTTCCGGAAAGCGCCGTATCGGTCTGAAAGCTTTCGTCATAGACATGGGGATGGTTGCACACCTGCTTTAAGGCGGTCAGCAGTTTAAGCACCAGCGCGTTCCGCTTAATCCCGTCTTCGGTTTTCAATACGCTTTTCAGCTGCGTTTCAACAAGGCTTTCGTACAGCGCAATTTGCTCCGGCGTCAGGCGGCAGTATTGCGGCGTAATCACTTTTTCCGGTAAGTCGGAAATAACGGCAGGGTCGGTTTTAAGGCGGCGG containing:
- a CDS encoding ABC transporter permease, whose amino-acid sequence is MNKTIFKLALKNLFSHKTKTLIIMILIGLGSFLVVLGLGVLNFAEQQAKNVCESDFCGDIFITGKPADKDVFVTIAGAYKNVNTGKLPSMPYLSKIEKIEAKLHDMPEASVFTRGMVVGYGMLRPADLPDMWEPKSENFAYMPYATTLGIEPSSYKKTFETIKVYEGEFPDSDDAEFILLPPKVKEKYEKYYERELHVGDEVVVMSFGEKAKLRKIKVSGFFTFAHPDTAVQDVLYTDINSARMLAGVTMGARTVTEIPQSIDLSLAEKSEDDLFSDDAVGVTEEAESITEKKATAEDLENILGSTELRNQLNMADTDAWHFVTVKLKDPSKTSRVIADLNKWFAEEGLIAQALPWDKAVVQYAAAIKMTRTLMIAVLVLLAVVVLIVIMNTLVVSVMERTAEIGTMRAIGAKRSFVRRLFYTESFLLSCVGALCGITLAIIAGLIFNALGIRLPNETMAVMFGGYKIQTAISPVAVLSTLAAMLAAGVIANWYPVGLALKISPLEAINK
- a CDS encoding ABC transporter ATP-binding protein, whose protein sequence is MTIVQVKNLRKTYLLGKVLVEAVKGINFSIDGGEFVSISGPSGSGKSTTLNMIGLIDTPTSGELIINGETIYQEKDFASLSKRKNKGLKIPPKLDKRITQLRHEYLGFIFQSFNLIPVLDVYENIEFPLLFGKAKESKEKSKEWIEHLIEKVGLSEWTHHKSNELSGGQRQRVAIARALVTKPALVLADEPTANLDSKTGDQILALMKDMSREFNTTFIFSTHDAKIVNMTDHRIKILDGNVVEDTKVNG
- a CDS encoding GNAT family N-acetyltransferase; this encodes MADMLVNLLRLSPAEELYAELQRKYDVHIRRAMTPDKFRIVEWVKEHSTLSAAGECDTCFSRIPVSCFIATRGQNILGYACYNATAPDFFGPTKVLEDEQGKGIGKALLLASLHALRNEGYAYAIIGGVGPESFYQKTVGAVLIDGSTPGIYKDFLPKL
- a CDS encoding methyltransferase domain-containing protein, producing the protein MSYDKNAVKEAVKEHYENLAHGSLSVHGEAEKITTSIGYAAQDLVGIPKEADLGLGCGNPQEAAKPRLNETILDLGCGRGLDCFIASKAVGKNGKVFGLDSSKTMISRASEIAVKNGFTNCEFILGEIEHIPLSDSSLDLIMSNCVINLSTDKYGVYSELYRCLRKGGRVTISDITLKAALPHEWISDPDMVKT